In Gallus gallus isolate bGalGal1 chromosome Z, bGalGal1.mat.broiler.GRCg7b, whole genome shotgun sequence, one DNA window encodes the following:
- the LOC427400 gene encoding uncharacterized protein LOC427400 isoform X2 yields the protein MELFRLSLSCICLLPWLDAEGKGFLIRNTRLEKCIRVSHHEADGIGLAECMPHSQQQQWSWDPASGTITSLQTNQCLSAHKTREYGLAKMEPCGNRDRQVWACSKKGHLTLQSLGFHLSAKDGGHKVFVSREKDKFSRWKTLEDETICAAARRATLRPAESMRGVVDTRVWIYESKTIDTSKSDVMERESSVGLTDPPLVNKLNSTVVPVKTKQAYLPEHEDVLYNHSKKHHGNRGKVTGARLAGTNWKTAMLVLSPLAFILGLIILTLNVHYNKKKKILSALKNPPASSSRADLQETSPLQRCPQPYLPPSRSPSLRHGEILIEWKDGTVTPLFDNANYQVD from the exons CAGAGGGAAAAGGCTTCCTCATCAGGAACACCCGGCTGGAAAAATGCATCCGTGTGTCCCATCACGAGGCTGACGGCATCGGTCTGGCTGAGTGCATGCCgcactcccagcagcagcagtggagcTGGGACCCAGCCAGCGGGACCATCACCAGCCTGCAGACCAACCAGTGCCTGTCAGCCCACAAGACACGGGAGTACGGCCTGGCCAAGATGGAGCCCTGTGGGAACAGGGACCGCCAAGTGTGGGCATGCAGCAAGAAGGGGCACTTGACTCTGCAAAGCTTGGGCTTCCACCTCAGCGCCAAGGATGGAGGCCACAAGGTCTTTGTCTCAAGGGAGAAGGACAAATTCAGCAGGTGGAAGACTTTGGAGGATGAAAccatctgtgctgctgcccggaGAGCCACTCTGAGACCCGCTGAATCAATGCGAGGAGTTGTAGACACACGGGTGTGGATATATGAAA GTAAAACCATCGATACATCAAAGTCTGATGTTATGGAGAGGGAATCTTCTGTGGGCTTGACTGACCCACCTCTGGTGAATAAATTGAACAGCACAGTGGTTCCTGTGAAGACCAAACAGGCATACCTCCCAGAACACGAGG ATGTGTTGTACAATCACTCTAAAAAGCATCATGGGAATCGAGGGAAAGTCACTGGGGCGAGGCTTGCAG GCACCAACTGGAAGACGGCAATGCTAGTCCTCAGCCCCTTGGCATTCATACTGGGATTAATAATACTGACACTCAATGTTCATTACAACAA gaagaagaaaatccttTCTGCGCTGAAGAAccccccagccagcagcagcagagctgacttACAGGAGACGTCTCCCTTACAAAGATGCCCCCAGCCATACCTCCCACCATCTCGTTCCCCTTCCTTGCGGCATGGAGAAATACTCATTGAGTGGAAAGATGGAACCGTCACTCCTCTTTTCGATAATGCCAACTATCAGGTGGACTAG
- the LOC427400 gene encoding uncharacterized protein LOC427400 isoform X1: protein MELFRLSLSCICLLPWLDVAEGKGFLIRNTRLEKCIRVSHHEADGIGLAECMPHSQQQQWSWDPASGTITSLQTNQCLSAHKTREYGLAKMEPCGNRDRQVWACSKKGHLTLQSLGFHLSAKDGGHKVFVSREKDKFSRWKTLEDETICAAARRATLRPAESMRGVVDTRVWIYESKTIDTSKSDVMERESSVGLTDPPLVNKLNSTVVPVKTKQAYLPEHEDVLYNHSKKHHGNRGKVTGARLAGTNWKTAMLVLSPLAFILGLIILTLNVHYNKKKKILSALKNPPASSSRADLQETSPLQRCPQPYLPPSRSPSLRHGEILIEWKDGTVTPLFDNANYQVD from the exons TAGCAGAGGGAAAAGGCTTCCTCATCAGGAACACCCGGCTGGAAAAATGCATCCGTGTGTCCCATCACGAGGCTGACGGCATCGGTCTGGCTGAGTGCATGCCgcactcccagcagcagcagtggagcTGGGACCCAGCCAGCGGGACCATCACCAGCCTGCAGACCAACCAGTGCCTGTCAGCCCACAAGACACGGGAGTACGGCCTGGCCAAGATGGAGCCCTGTGGGAACAGGGACCGCCAAGTGTGGGCATGCAGCAAGAAGGGGCACTTGACTCTGCAAAGCTTGGGCTTCCACCTCAGCGCCAAGGATGGAGGCCACAAGGTCTTTGTCTCAAGGGAGAAGGACAAATTCAGCAGGTGGAAGACTTTGGAGGATGAAAccatctgtgctgctgcccggaGAGCCACTCTGAGACCCGCTGAATCAATGCGAGGAGTTGTAGACACACGGGTGTGGATATATGAAA GTAAAACCATCGATACATCAAAGTCTGATGTTATGGAGAGGGAATCTTCTGTGGGCTTGACTGACCCACCTCTGGTGAATAAATTGAACAGCACAGTGGTTCCTGTGAAGACCAAACAGGCATACCTCCCAGAACACGAGG ATGTGTTGTACAATCACTCTAAAAAGCATCATGGGAATCGAGGGAAAGTCACTGGGGCGAGGCTTGCAG GCACCAACTGGAAGACGGCAATGCTAGTCCTCAGCCCCTTGGCATTCATACTGGGATTAATAATACTGACACTCAATGTTCATTACAACAA gaagaagaaaatccttTCTGCGCTGAAGAAccccccagccagcagcagcagagctgacttACAGGAGACGTCTCCCTTACAAAGATGCCCCCAGCCATACCTCCCACCATCTCGTTCCCCTTCCTTGCGGCATGGAGAAATACTCATTGAGTGGAAAGATGGAACCGTCACTCCTCTTTTCGATAATGCCAACTATCAGGTGGACTAG
- the NUDT2 gene encoding bis(5'-nucleosyl)-tetraphosphatase [asymmetrical], translated as MAVRACGLIIYRRLQSSPSSKAADSIEYLLLQTSYGTHHWTPPKGHVDPGEDDLQTAFRETQEEAGLQASQLNLVEGYRKELHYPVHGKPKTVVYWLAEVKDCNTEIKLSEEHQAFRWLKLEDACKFAEYEDMQATLKDAHQFLSSNK; from the exons ATGGCTGTAAGAGCATGTGGCTTGATAATCTACAGAAGACTGCAGTCATCACCGTCTTCTAAGGCTGCTGACAGTATCGAATACCTCCTCCTCCAGACATCCTATGGGACCCATCACTGGACCCCCCCCAAAG GCCATGTGGATCCAGGAGAGGATGACTTGCAGACAGCCTTCAGGGAAACACAGGAAGAGGCAGGTCTTCAGGCCAGTCAGCTCAATCTTGTGGAAGGGTACAGGAAAGAACTGCACTATCCTGTCCACGGCAAACCCAAGACTGTTGTTTACTGGCTGGCAGAGGTGAAGGATTGTAACACAGAAATTAAGCTCTCGGAGGAACACCAGGCTTTCCGCTGGCTGAAGTTGGAGGATGCTTGCAAATTTGCAGAATATGAGGATATGCAAGCAACGCTGAAAGATGCGCATCAGTTTCTCAGCTCcaacaaataa